A window of Sutcliffiella cohnii contains these coding sequences:
- the fusA gene encoding elongation factor G: protein MAREFSLEKTRNIGIMAHIDAGKTTTTERVLFYTGRIHKIGETHEGASQMDWMEQEQERGITITSAATTAQWKGHRVNIIDTPGHVDFTVEVERSLRVLDGAVAVLDAQSGVEPQTETVWRQATTYGVPRIVFVNKMDKIGADFLYSVGTIHDRLQANAHPIQLPIGAEDQFNGIIDLVENVAYYYEDDQGTRTEAREIPEEYKEQAEEYRNSLIEAVAELDEELMMKYLEGEELTIDEIKAAIRKGTVNVEFYPVICGSAFKNKGVQLMLDAVIDYLPAPTDVPAIKGIIPDTEEEVIRESSDDAPFAALAFKVMTDPYVGKLTFFRVYSGTLNSGSYVINSTKGKRERVGRILQMHANTREEISIVYSGDIAAAVGLKDTTTGDTLCDDKNLVILESMEFPEPVIQLSVEPKSKADQDKMTTALQKLQEEDPTFRAHTDPETGQTIIAGMGELHLDILVDRMKREFKVEANVGAPQVAYRETFRASAKVEGKFARQSGGRGQFGHVWIEFEPNEEGKGFEFENKIVGGVVPREYVPAVQAGLEDAMANGVLAGYPLIDVKAALVDGSYHDVDSSEMAFKIAASLALKNAVSKCNPVILEPVMKVEVVTPEEYMGDIMGGITARRGRVEGMEARGNAQVVRAMVPLSEMFGYATSLRSNTQGRGVFTMHFDHYEEVPKSISEEIIKKNKGE, encoded by the coding sequence TTACATCTGCTGCTACAACAGCTCAATGGAAAGGCCACCGCGTAAACATCATTGACACTCCTGGACACGTAGACTTCACAGTTGAAGTTGAGCGTTCACTACGTGTACTTGATGGTGCGGTTGCAGTTCTAGATGCGCAATCTGGAGTTGAGCCACAAACAGAAACTGTTTGGCGTCAAGCAACAACTTACGGAGTACCACGTATCGTATTTGTAAACAAAATGGACAAAATTGGTGCGGATTTCTTATACTCTGTAGGTACAATACATGATCGTTTACAAGCGAACGCTCACCCAATCCAATTACCAATTGGTGCAGAAGATCAGTTCAACGGTATTATTGATCTAGTAGAAAATGTTGCGTATTACTATGAGGATGATCAAGGGACTCGTACTGAGGCTCGTGAAATCCCTGAAGAATACAAAGAGCAAGCAGAAGAATACCGCAATAGTTTAATCGAAGCGGTTGCTGAGCTTGATGAAGAATTAATGATGAAATACCTAGAAGGTGAAGAACTAACAATAGATGAAATCAAAGCTGCTATCCGTAAAGGTACAGTAAATGTTGAATTCTATCCAGTAATTTGTGGTTCTGCCTTCAAAAATAAAGGTGTACAATTAATGTTGGATGCAGTTATCGATTACTTACCAGCACCAACTGATGTACCTGCTATTAAAGGTATTATTCCTGATACAGAAGAAGAAGTAATTCGTGAGTCTAGTGACGATGCTCCATTCGCTGCACTAGCATTCAAAGTTATGACTGACCCATATGTAGGGAAATTAACATTCTTCCGTGTGTACTCCGGTACATTAAACTCTGGATCTTATGTTATCAACTCTACAAAAGGTAAACGTGAACGTGTAGGTCGTATCCTACAAATGCACGCAAACACTCGTGAAGAAATCTCCATTGTATATTCTGGAGATATCGCGGCTGCAGTTGGTTTAAAAGATACAACAACTGGTGACACTCTATGCGATGACAAAAACCTAGTAATTCTAGAGTCTATGGAATTCCCAGAGCCGGTAATTCAGTTGTCTGTTGAACCTAAATCTAAAGCAGACCAAGACAAAATGACTACAGCGTTGCAAAAATTACAAGAAGAAGATCCAACATTCCGCGCACATACTGACCCTGAAACAGGTCAAACAATTATCGCTGGTATGGGTGAACTTCACTTAGACATTTTAGTAGACCGTATGAAACGTGAATTCAAGGTAGAAGCTAATGTGGGTGCTCCACAAGTTGCTTACCGCGAAACGTTCCGTGCATCTGCTAAAGTTGAAGGTAAATTCGCTCGTCAATCTGGTGGTCGTGGTCAATTCGGACATGTATGGATTGAATTCGAACCAAACGAAGAAGGTAAAGGTTTTGAATTCGAAAACAAAATCGTCGGTGGTGTAGTTCCACGTGAATACGTTCCTGCAGTTCAAGCTGGTCTTGAAGATGCTATGGCTAACGGTGTTCTTGCTGGTTACCCATTAATCGATGTGAAAGCTGCTCTAGTAGATGGATCTTACCATGATGTTGACTCTAGTGAGATGGCGTTTAAAATTGCTGCTTCTTTAGCTCTTAAAAACGCAGTTTCTAAATGTAACCCAGTAATCTTAGAGCCAGTTATGAAAGTTGAAGTAGTAACACCAGAAGAATATATGGGAGATATCATGGGTGGTATCACTGCTCGTCGTGGACGTGTAGAAGGTATGGAAGCTCGTGGTAACGCTCAAGTAGTTCGTGCAATGGTTCCACTTTCTGAAATGTTCGGTTATGCTACATCATTACGTTCTAATACACAAGGACGCGGTGTGTTCACAATGCATTTCGACCATTATGAAGAAGTACCTAAGTCGATCTCAGAAGAAATTATCAAAAAAAATAAAGGTGAATAA
- the tuf gene encoding elongation factor Tu: MAKEKFDRSKTHANIGTIGHVDHGKTTLTAAITTVLAKRSGKGAAMGYDMIDAAPEEKERGITISTSHVEYETDTRHYAHVDCPGHADYVKNMITGAAQMDGGILVVSAADGPMPQTREHILLSRQVGVPYLVVFMNKCDMVDDEELLELVEMEVRDLLSEYDFPGDDIPVIKGSALKALEGEAEWEEKIIELMNAVDEYIPTPTRDTDKPFMMPVEDVFSITGRGTVATGRVERGQVKVGDVIDIIGLTEEPKSTTVTGVEMFRKLLDYAEAGDNIGALLRGVARDDIQRGQVLAKPGTITPHTKFKAEVYVLSKEEGGRHTPFFSNYRPQFYFRTTDVTGICNLPEGVEMVMPGDNIEMTVELIAPIAIEEGTKFSIREGGRTVGAGVVATIQE; the protein is encoded by the coding sequence ATGGCTAAAGAAAAATTCGACCGTTCCAAGACGCATGCCAATATCGGTACAATTGGACACGTTGACCATGGTAAAACAACTTTAACAGCTGCTATCACAACTGTACTTGCAAAGCGCAGTGGTAAAGGTGCAGCAATGGGTTATGATATGATTGACGCAGCTCCTGAAGAAAAAGAGCGTGGAATCACTATCTCAACTTCTCACGTTGAGTACGAAACTGACACTCGTCACTATGCACACGTTGACTGCCCAGGACATGCTGACTACGTTAAAAACATGATCACTGGTGCTGCTCAAATGGACGGTGGTATCCTAGTAGTATCTGCTGCTGATGGTCCAATGCCACAAACTCGTGAGCACATTCTTTTATCTCGTCAAGTAGGTGTACCTTACCTTGTTGTATTCATGAACAAGTGTGATATGGTAGACGACGAAGAATTATTAGAACTAGTTGAAATGGAAGTACGTGACTTACTTTCTGAGTACGATTTCCCTGGAGACGACATTCCTGTAATTAAAGGTTCTGCTCTTAAAGCTCTTGAAGGAGAAGCTGAGTGGGAAGAAAAAATTATCGAACTAATGAACGCTGTTGATGAGTATATTCCAACTCCAACACGTGACACTGATAAGCCTTTCATGATGCCTGTTGAGGATGTATTCTCGATCACTGGTCGTGGAACAGTTGCAACTGGACGTGTTGAGCGTGGACAAGTTAAAGTTGGTGACGTTATCGACATCATCGGTTTAACTGAAGAGCCAAAATCAACAACTGTAACTGGAGTAGAGATGTTCCGTAAGCTTCTTGACTATGCTGAAGCTGGAGACAACATCGGTGCACTTCTTCGTGGAGTAGCTCGTGACGATATCCAACGTGGCCAAGTATTAGCTAAGCCTGGTACTATCACTCCACATACAAAATTTAAAGCTGAGGTTTACGTACTATCTAAAGAAGAGGGTGGACGTCATACTCCATTCTTCTCTAACTACCGCCCTCAGTTCTACTTCCGTACAACTGACGTAACTGGTATCTGTAACCTTCCTGAAGGTGTAGAAATGGTTATGCCTGGTGACAACATCGAAATGACTGTTGAACTAATCGCTCCAATCGCGATCGAAGAAGGAACTAAGTTCTCTATCCGTGAAGGTGGACGTACTGTAGGTGCTGGAGTAGTAGCAACTATTCAAGAGTAA
- the rpsJ gene encoding 30S ribosomal protein S10, producing the protein MAKEKIRIRLKAYDHRILDQSAEKIVETAKRSGAAVSGPIPLPTERSVYTILRAVHKYKDSREQFEMRTHKRLIDIVNPTPQTVDSLMRLDLPSGVDIEIKL; encoded by the coding sequence ATGGCAAAAGAAAAAATTCGCATTCGTTTAAAAGCTTATGATCACAGAATTCTTGATCAATCAGCTGAGAAAATCGTGGAAACTGCAAAACGTTCTGGTGCTGCTGTATCTGGACCGATTCCACTTCCAACTGAAAGATCTGTTTACACAATCTTGCGTGCTGTACACAAGTACAAAGATTCTCGTGAACAATTCGAGATGCGTACGCATAAGCGTTTAATCGATATCGTAAACCCAACACCACAAACGGTTGATTCTTTAATGCGTTTGGACTTACCGTCTGGTGTAGACATTGAAATTAAACTTTAA
- the rplC gene encoding 50S ribosomal protein L3 — translation MTKGILGRKIGMTQVFAENGDLIPVTVIEAAPNVVLQKKTVETDGYEAIQLGFDDKREKLANKPEKGHATKANTAPKRFIREINGVTLEEYEVGQEVKVDVFAKGDVVDVTGISKGKGFQGAIKRHGQSRGPMSHGSRYHRRPGSMGPVAPNRVFKGKLLPGRMGGDRITIQNLEIVSVDAERNLLLVKGNVPGPKKALVTVKTAVKAK, via the coding sequence ATGACCAAAGGAATCTTAGGAAGAAAAATCGGTATGACTCAAGTTTTTGCTGAAAACGGCGATCTTATCCCTGTAACTGTAATCGAAGCTGCTCCAAACGTAGTGCTTCAAAAGAAAACAGTTGAGACTGATGGATACGAAGCTATCCAATTAGGTTTTGATGATAAGCGTGAAAAATTAGCGAACAAACCTGAAAAAGGTCATGCTACAAAAGCAAACACTGCACCTAAGCGCTTCATTCGTGAAATTAATGGAGTTACCTTAGAAGAATACGAAGTTGGTCAAGAAGTCAAAGTAGATGTATTCGCAAAAGGCGATGTGGTAGATGTAACAGGAATTTCTAAAGGTAAAGGTTTCCAAGGTGCTATTAAGCGTCACGGACAATCTCGTGGACCTATGTCCCACGGTTCTCGTTACCATCGTCGTCCAGGATCAATGGGTCCTGTAGCTCCTAACCGCGTTTTCAAAGGTAAACTATTACCAGGACGTATGGGTGGAGATCGTATTACTATTCAAAATTTAGAAATCGTTAGTGTGGACGCTGAGCGTAACTTACTTTTAGTAAAAGGTAATGTACCAGGTCCTAAAAAAGCATTAGTTACAGTTAAAACTGCTGTTAAAGCGAAGTAA
- the rplD gene encoding 50S ribosomal protein L4, translated as MPKVSLFNQTGSQVGEIELNDAVFGIEPNNSVIFDAIMMQRASLRQGTHKVKGRSEVAGGGRKPWRQKGTGRARQGSIRSPQWRGGGIVFGPTPRSYSYKLPKKVRRLAIKSALSSKVKENEVLVLEGLAFDAPKTKDMKGVLSNLDITRKALIVTGDDNENVVLSARNIPGVTVIAANGVNVLDVVNHDKVIFTKDAVQKLEEVLS; from the coding sequence ATGCCTAAAGTATCATTATTTAACCAAACTGGCTCTCAAGTTGGTGAAATCGAGTTAAATGATGCTGTATTCGGTATCGAACCAAATAACAGTGTTATCTTTGATGCTATCATGATGCAACGTGCTTCATTACGTCAAGGAACTCATAAAGTAAAAGGTCGTTCAGAAGTAGCAGGCGGTGGACGTAAGCCTTGGCGCCAAAAAGGTACTGGTCGTGCACGTCAAGGATCTATTAGATCTCCACAATGGCGTGGTGGTGGTATCGTATTCGGTCCAACTCCAAGAAGCTACAGCTATAAATTACCTAAAAAAGTACGTCGTTTAGCTATCAAATCAGCTTTATCATCTAAAGTTAAAGAAAACGAAGTATTAGTATTAGAAGGTTTAGCATTTGATGCACCAAAAACAAAAGATATGAAGGGTGTCTTATCAAACCTTGATATCACTCGTAAAGCATTAATCGTTACTGGTGATGACAACGAAAACGTTGTTCTATCTGCGCGTAATATTCCAGGAGTTACAGTGATTGCTGCGAATGGTGTAAACGTGCTTGATGTTGTGAACCATGACAAAGTAATCTTTACGAAAGACGCTGTTCAAAAATTAGAGGAGGTGCTTTCATAA
- the rplW gene encoding 50S ribosomal protein L23 produces the protein MRDHRDVLKRPVITERSTDLMTEMKYTFEVDVKANKTEVKDAVEAVFGVKVEKVNIMNYKGKFRRVGRYSGLTNRRRKAVVTLTKDSEPIEFFEV, from the coding sequence ATGAGAGATCATCGTGATGTTCTTAAGCGCCCCGTTATCACTGAGCGTTCTACTGACTTAATGACAGAGATGAAATACACTTTTGAAGTAGATGTTAAAGCTAATAAAACTGAAGTAAAAGACGCTGTTGAAGCTGTCTTTGGCGTAAAAGTTGAAAAAGTTAACATCATGAACTACAAAGGGAAATTCCGTCGTGTAGGTCGTTACAGCGGATTAACTAACCGTCGTAGAAAAGCAGTTGTAACACTTACTAAAGATAGTGAACCAATCGAGTTCTTCGAGGTATAA
- the rplB gene encoding 50S ribosomal protein L2 — translation MAIKKYKPTSNGRRGMTVSDFAEITTDKPEKSLLQPIKRKGGRNNQGKMTVRHQGGGHKRQYRVIDFKRDKDGIPGRVATIEYDPNRSANIALIHYADGEKRYILAPKNLKVGLEVMAGPEADIKVGNALPLINIPVGTVIHNIELKPGKGGQLVRSAGTSAQVLGKEGKYVLVRLNSGEVRMILATCRATVGQVGNEQHELINIGKAGRSRWLGIRPTVRGSVMNPNDHPHGGGEGRSPIGRKSPMTPWGKPTLGYKTRKKKNKSDKFIVRRRKK, via the coding sequence ATGGCGATTAAAAAATACAAACCAACCTCTAACGGTCGTCGTGGAATGACAGTTTCTGATTTTGCTGAGATTACAACTGACAAACCAGAAAAGTCTCTACTTCAACCAATTAAGAGAAAAGGTGGTCGTAATAATCAAGGTAAAATGACAGTTCGTCACCAAGGTGGTGGACATAAACGTCAATACCGCGTCATCGATTTCAAACGCGATAAAGATGGTATACCAGGACGCGTTGCTACAATCGAGTATGATCCAAACCGTTCTGCAAACATCGCGTTAATTCATTATGCTGATGGAGAAAAACGTTACATTCTAGCTCCGAAAAATTTAAAAGTAGGTTTAGAAGTAATGGCTGGTCCAGAGGCAGATATTAAAGTAGGTAATGCATTACCATTAATCAACATTCCAGTTGGTACGGTGATTCATAATATCGAATTAAAACCAGGTAAAGGTGGACAATTAGTTCGCTCTGCAGGTACATCTGCACAAGTACTTGGTAAAGAAGGAAAATACGTATTAGTACGTTTAAATTCTGGTGAGGTTCGTATGATCTTAGCTACTTGTCGTGCTACTGTAGGTCAAGTAGGTAACGAGCAACATGAACTTATCAACATTGGTAAAGCTGGACGTTCTCGTTGGTTAGGTATTCGTCCAACTGTACGTGGTTCTGTAATGAACCCTAACGACCATCCACACGGTGGTGGTGAGGGACGTTCTCCAATCGGACGTAAGTCACCTATGACACCTTGGGGTAAACCAACTCTTGGTTACAAAACTCGTAAGAAGAAAAACAAGTCTGATAAATTTATCGTTCGTCGTCGTAAAAAATAA
- the rpsS gene encoding 30S ribosomal protein S19 translates to MGRSLKKGPFVDDHLMKKVEKLNETESKQVVKTWSRRSTIFPQFIGHTIAVYDGRKHVPVYVTEDMVGHKLGEFAPSRTYKGHANDDKKTKR, encoded by the coding sequence ATGGGTCGCAGCTTAAAAAAAGGGCCTTTTGTAGATGATCATTTAATGAAAAAAGTAGAAAAGTTAAATGAAACTGAATCCAAGCAGGTTGTAAAAACTTGGTCTCGTCGTTCTACTATTTTCCCGCAATTTATTGGTCATACGATTGCGGTATATGATGGCCGTAAACATGTACCGGTATATGTAACTGAAGATATGGTAGGTCACAAACTTGGTGAATTCGCTCCAAGTCGTACTTACAAAGGTCATGCAAATGATGATAAGAAAACTAAACGTTAA
- the rplV gene encoding 50S ribosomal protein L22: MQAKAVARTVRIAPRKARLVMDLIRGKQVGEAISILTLTPKAASPIIEKVLKSAIANAEHNYEMDANNLVVSQAFVDEGPTLKRFRPRAMGRASQINKRTSHITIVVSEKKEG; encoded by the coding sequence ATGCAAGCAAAAGCTGTTGCAAGAACAGTTCGTATTGCTCCTCGTAAAGCACGCCTAGTAATGGATTTAATTCGAGGTAAGCAAGTTGGTGAAGCTATTTCTATCTTAACTTTAACACCGAAAGCAGCTTCTCCAATTATCGAAAAGGTTCTAAAATCTGCTATCGCAAACGCAGAACATAACTATGAAATGGACGCTAACAACCTAGTTGTTTCTCAAGCATTCGTTGACGAAGGTCCAACATTAAAGAGATTCCGTCCACGCGCTATGGGTCGCGCAAGCCAAATTAATAAACGCACTAGCCACATCACTATCGTGGTATCAGAAAAGAAGGAGGGATAA
- the rpsC gene encoding 30S ribosomal protein S3 encodes MGQKVNPVGLRVGIIRDWESKWYAGKDYANLLHEDIKVREYITKRLSDASVSKVEIERAANRLNITVHTAKPGMVIGKGGTEVEALRKALNQLTGKRVHINIMEVKRADLDAKLVADNIARQLENRVSFRRAQKQSIQRAMRAGAKGIRTMVSGRLGGADIARSEQYSEGTVPLHTLRADIDYGTAEADTTYGKLGVKVWIYRGEVLPTKKNTEEGGK; translated from the coding sequence GTGGGTCAAAAGGTAAATCCAGTCGGTCTTCGTGTCGGGATCATTCGCGATTGGGAATCTAAATGGTACGCTGGAAAAGATTATGCTAATCTTTTACATGAAGATATCAAAGTACGCGAATATATCACAAAACGCTTAAGCGACGCTTCTGTTTCTAAAGTAGAAATCGAACGTGCGGCTAACCGTTTAAACATCACAGTTCATACTGCTAAACCTGGTATGGTAATTGGTAAGGGTGGTACAGAAGTTGAAGCTTTACGTAAAGCTTTAAACCAGTTAACTGGTAAACGTGTACACATCAACATTATGGAGGTTAAGAGAGCTGATTTAGATGCAAAGTTAGTTGCTGATAACATTGCTCGTCAGTTAGAAAACCGCGTTTCATTCCGTCGTGCGCAAAAGCAATCAATCCAACGTGCTATGCGTGCAGGAGCAAAAGGGATTAGAACAATGGTTTCTGGTCGTCTAGGAGGAGCAGACATTGCTCGTTCTGAACAATACAGTGAAGGTACTGTTCCACTTCATACACTTCGTGCTGATATCGACTATGGTACAGCTGAAGCTGATACAACTTATGGTAAATTAGGTGTGAAAGTATGGATTTATCGTGGAGAGGTCCTTCCTACAAAGAAGAACACTGAGGAAGGAGGAAAATAA
- the rplP gene encoding 50S ribosomal protein L16 yields the protein MLMPKRVKYRREHRGKMRGKAKGGTEVHFGEFGLQSTEASWITNRQIEAARRAMTRYMKRGGKVWIKIFPSKPYTAKPLEVRMGSGKGAPEGWVAVVKPGKVMFEISGVSEEVAREALRLAAHKLPVKCKFVKREEIGGESNEG from the coding sequence ATGTTAATGCCTAAACGCGTTAAATATCGTCGCGAACACCGTGGAAAAATGCGCGGTAAAGCTAAAGGCGGTACAGAAGTTCACTTCGGTGAGTTCGGTTTACAATCAACTGAAGCTTCTTGGATTACAAACCGTCAAATCGAGGCTGCACGTCGTGCGATGACTCGTTACATGAAACGTGGCGGTAAAGTTTGGATTAAAATTTTCCCTTCAAAACCATATACTGCAAAACCTCTTGAAGTACGTATGGGTTCCGGTAAAGGTGCTCCTGAAGGTTGGGTAGCTGTTGTAAAACCAGGAAAGGTTATGTTCGAAATTTCTGGTGTATCTGAAGAAGTTGCACGCGAAGCACTTCGTCTTGCAGCACATAAACTACCTGTTAAATGTAAATTCGTAAAACGTGAAGAAATTGGTGGTGAATCTAATGAAGGCTAA
- the rpmC gene encoding 50S ribosomal protein L29 produces MKANEIRDLTTAEIEQKVKSLKEELFNLRFQLATGQLENTTRIREVRKSIARMKTVIREREIASNK; encoded by the coding sequence ATGAAGGCTAATGAAATCCGTGATTTAACCACTGCTGAGATCGAACAAAAAGTTAAATCATTAAAAGAAGAATTATTCAACCTACGCTTTCAATTAGCGACTGGTCAATTAGAAAACACTACTCGTATTCGCGAAGTACGTAAGTCAATCGCTCGTATGAAAACTGTTATTCGCGAGAGAGAGATCGCTTCTAATAAATAA
- the rpsQ gene encoding 30S ribosomal protein S17, with product MSERNQRKVYTGRVVSDKMDKTITVLVETYKTHPLYGKRVKYSKKYKAHDENGLAKTGDIVKIMETRPLSATKRFRLVEVVEKAVII from the coding sequence ATGAGTGAACGTAACCAACGTAAGGTTTACACTGGACGTGTTGTTTCTGATAAAATGGACAAAACAATTACAGTGTTAGTAGAGACTTACAAAACTCACCCACTATATGGTAAACGTGTAAAGTACTCTAAAAAGTACAAAGCGCATGATGAAAACGGTCTAGCTAAAACTGGCGATATCGTTAAAATCATGGAGACTCGTCCGTTATCGGCGACAAAACGTTTCCGTTTAGTAGAGGTTGTAGAAAAAGCAGTAATTATATAA
- the rplN gene encoding 50S ribosomal protein L14, with translation MIQQESRLKVADNSGAREVLAIKVLGGTGRRYANIGDVIVCTVKQATPGGVVKKGDIVKAVVVRTKRGVRRTDGSYIRFDENACVIIKDDKSPRGTRIFGPVARELRDSNYMKIVSLAPEVI, from the coding sequence ATGATTCAACAAGAAAGTCGTTTGAAAGTTGCTGACAACTCTGGCGCTCGTGAAGTACTTGCAATTAAAGTTCTAGGTGGAACTGGACGTCGCTATGCAAATATTGGTGATGTTATCGTTTGTACAGTGAAACAAGCAACACCAGGAGGCGTTGTTAAAAAAGGTGACATTGTAAAAGCTGTAGTTGTACGTACAAAACGTGGAGTTCGACGTACTGATGGTTCTTATATTCGTTTTGATGAGAATGCATGTGTAATTATCAAGGATGACAAGAGTCCACGCGGAACTCGTATCTTCGGACCTGTTGCTCGTGAATTACGTGATAGCAACTACATGAAGATCGTTTCTTTAGCTCCAGAAGTTATTTAA
- the rplX gene encoding 50S ribosomal protein L24, whose amino-acid sequence MHVKKGDKVQVISGKDKGKQGVILQAFPKKDRVLVEGVNIVKKHAKPSQANPQGGIISHEAPIHVSNVMPLDPKTGVPTRVGYKVVDGKKVRVAKESGEQLDK is encoded by the coding sequence ATGCATGTAAAAAAAGGTGATAAAGTTCAAGTTATCTCTGGAAAAGATAAAGGTAAGCAAGGTGTAATCCTACAGGCTTTCCCTAAAAAAGACAGAGTACTTGTTGAAGGTGTAAACATCGTGAAAAAACACGCTAAACCTTCCCAAGCAAACCCACAAGGTGGAATCATTAGCCATGAGGCACCTATTCATGTATCAAACGTTATGCCTTTAGACCCTAAAACAGGTGTACCAACTCGTGTTGGTTATAAGGTAGTAGACGGTAAAAAAGTACGTGTTGCAAAAGAATCTGGTGAACAATTAGATAAATAG
- the rplE gene encoding 50S ribosomal protein L5, producing MNRLKEKYQQEIVPALVSKFNYKSVMQAPKLEKIVINMGVGDAVANAKALDNAVEELGLITGQKPVVTRAKKSIAGFRLREGMPIGAKVTLRGERMYEFLDKLVSVSLPRVRDFRGISKKSFDGRGNYTLGVKEQLIFPEIDYDKISKVRGMDIVIVTTANTDEEARELLSSFGMPFQK from the coding sequence ATGAACCGCCTAAAAGAAAAATATCAACAAGAAATCGTTCCTGCTCTAGTGAGCAAGTTTAACTATAAATCTGTAATGCAAGCTCCAAAACTTGAAAAGATCGTTATCAACATGGGAGTCGGTGATGCGGTTGCTAACGCAAAAGCGTTAGATAACGCGGTTGAAGAGCTAGGCTTAATCACTGGTCAAAAACCTGTTGTAACAAGAGCAAAAAAATCTATCGCTGGTTTCCGTCTTCGTGAAGGAATGCCTATCGGTGCAAAGGTTACATTACGCGGTGAGCGTATGTACGAATTCTTAGATAAGTTAGTATCTGTTTCTTTACCACGTGTGCGTGACTTCCGTGGTATTTCTAAAAAGTCATTCGACGGTCGTGGAAACTACACTTTGGGTGTAAAAGAACAGCTTATCTTCCCTGAAATTGACTACGATAAAATTAGTAAAGTGCGTGGTATGGATATCGTTATCGTTACGACTGCTAACACAGATGAAGAAGCTCGTGAGCTATTATCTTCATTCGGTATGCCATTCCAAAAATAA
- a CDS encoding type Z 30S ribosomal protein S14: MAKKSMIAKQKRTPKHAVQAYTRCERCGRPHSVLRKFKLCRICFRELAYKGQIPGVKKASW; this comes from the coding sequence GTGGCTAAAAAATCAATGATTGCGAAACAAAAGCGTACACCTAAACATGCAGTGCAAGCTTACACACGTTGCGAGAGATGCGGACGTCCACACTCTGTACTTCGTAAATTTAAGCTTTGCCGTATTTGTTTCCGTGAATTAGCTTATAAAGGCCAAATTCCTGGCGTGAAAAAAGCAAGTTGGTAA
- the rpsH gene encoding 30S ribosomal protein S8, translated as MVMTDPIADMLTRIRNANTVRHEKLEIPASKIKKEVAEILKREGFIRDVEYIEDNKQGIIRIFLKYGANNERVITGLKRISKPGLRVYAKADEVPRVLNGLGIAIISTSQGVISDKEARQKQTGGEVLAYVW; from the coding sequence ATGGTTATGACAGATCCTATTGCAGATATGCTTACTCGCATCCGCAATGCGAATACAGTACGTCATGAGAAGCTTGAAATTCCTGCTTCTAAAATCAAAAAAGAAGTAGCTGAAATCTTAAAACGTGAAGGTTTCATTCGTGATGTTGAATATATTGAGGATAACAAACAAGGTATCATTCGCATTTTCTTAAAATATGGTGCGAACAATGAGCGTGTAATCACAGGCTTAAAGCGTATTAGTAAACCAGGTTTACGTGTATATGCAAAAGCTGACGAAGTACCTCGTGTACTTAACGGATTAGGTATTGCGATCATCTCTACTTCTCAAGGTGTAATTTCTGACAAAGAAGCTCGTCAAAAGCAAACTGGTGGAGAAGTATTAGCATACGTTTGGTAA